From a single Alkalihalophilus pseudofirmus genomic region:
- the cobI gene encoding precorrin-2 C(20)-methyltransferase: MTGTLYGLGVGPGDPELLTIKAFRKLKETEVIAYPKKRKGSKSYAHRIIDLYIKPEEKEMLGLVFPMTKDPVILEREWSNTVNQVWEYLKKGKDVAFVTEGDPLLYSTFIHMMKLMKSRHPEVNIQTVPGISSINGAASRLGIALAEGDDHVAIVPARDDYAEMKRVIIENDCVIFIKVAKVMDLMLDVLRELDLVDKASVVTKVTSDEEIVWDIHELDRAELEYLTLMVVRK, from the coding sequence ATGACTGGAACATTGTATGGTTTAGGAGTAGGCCCAGGGGATCCGGAATTGCTCACCATAAAAGCTTTCCGCAAGCTGAAAGAAACGGAGGTCATTGCATACCCCAAAAAAAGAAAGGGCAGCAAGAGTTATGCTCATAGAATTATAGATTTATATATTAAGCCAGAGGAAAAAGAAATGCTAGGTCTTGTCTTTCCTATGACAAAGGACCCTGTTATTTTAGAGCGTGAATGGTCAAATACCGTAAACCAAGTGTGGGAGTATCTGAAAAAGGGCAAGGATGTAGCGTTTGTAACAGAAGGTGATCCTTTATTATACAGTACATTTATACACATGATGAAATTAATGAAGTCACGTCATCCAGAAGTAAATATTCAAACAGTTCCTGGTATTTCTTCCATTAATGGGGCTGCTTCAAGGCTTGGTATTGCATTGGCTGAAGGAGATGATCATGTTGCTATTGTACCAGCAAGAGATGATTATGCTGAAATGAAGAGAGTAATTATTGAAAATGATTGTGTCATTTTTATTAAAGTAGCAAAAGTTATGGACTTGATGCTTGATGTATTAAGGGAGTTAGATTTAGTAGACAAAGCTTCCGTAGTGACAAAAGTAACTTCGGATGAAGAAATTGTATGGGACATTCATGAATTAGACCGTGCAGAACTTGAATATTTAACGCTGATGGTGGTGAGGAAATGA
- a CDS encoding sirohydrochlorin chelatase — MRAILLVGHGSRDPEGNEQVKRMIEELSTKLDPGLLIETCYLEFAKPTIEQGIQTCVEKGASSVFIIPLMLLAAGHSKIHIPAAIDEAKERYPQIHFTYGRPFGIHEETLEICKDRLVEVGENVDNADPDTAIVLLGRGGSDPDANSDLYKMTRLLWEKLNYKLVEPAFMGVTDPLIKEGVERCIRLGAKRVVILPYFLFTGILIKRLEKMVKEFEQEYPGISFNLAGYFGFHSRLQTIIKDRIEEALQGEVKMNCDTCIYRIDAMEHIDHHHHHDHEHDHDHHHHDHDHHEVQKV; from the coding sequence ATGAGAGCCATTTTACTTGTAGGGCACGGTAGCAGGGATCCAGAAGGCAATGAACAAGTGAAGCGTATGATTGAAGAATTATCAACCAAATTAGATCCTGGCCTTTTAATAGAAACCTGTTATTTAGAATTTGCCAAACCAACCATTGAACAAGGGATTCAAACGTGTGTAGAAAAAGGTGCGTCAAGTGTTTTTATCATCCCGCTTATGCTGCTTGCAGCTGGGCATTCCAAGATTCATATTCCTGCAGCAATTGATGAAGCAAAGGAGAGGTATCCACAGATCCATTTTACATACGGACGACCTTTTGGAATTCATGAAGAAACTCTTGAAATTTGTAAAGATCGATTGGTAGAGGTAGGCGAAAATGTAGATAATGCTGATCCTGATACAGCTATCGTTTTATTAGGCCGCGGTGGAAGCGATCCTGATGCTAATTCAGATCTTTACAAAATGACTCGTTTATTATGGGAAAAGCTTAATTATAAATTAGTGGAACCTGCATTTATGGGGGTAACGGACCCTCTCATAAAAGAAGGAGTTGAGCGGTGTATAAGGCTTGGAGCTAAGAGGGTTGTGATCCTCCCTTATTTCTTGTTTACAGGTATATTAATTAAGCGCCTTGAGAAAATGGTTAAAGAATTTGAACAAGAATATCCAGGTATTTCTTTTAATTTAGCAGGTTACTTTGGTTTTCACAGCAGGCTTCAGACCATCATCAAGGACCGAATTGAAGAAGCGCTGCAAGGTGAGGTAAAGATGAATTGTGATACTTGTATATATCGAATTGATGCAATGGAACATATTGACCACCATCATCACCACGACCATGAACATGACCACGATCACCACCACCATGACCATGATCACCATGAGGTTCAGAAAGTATGA
- the cobK gene encoding precorrin-6A reductase codes for MILFLAGTSDARELAILLKRSGHSLLTTVVTQNAAIELKKAGLSVYVGRLTEDDFVEKIKEQNVQAIVDASHPFAEEASTNALNASKEAGIPYIRYERASQSHFGKGITIVDDYVMAAEHALRRRGVIMLTTGSKTLQVFTERLLDQPDIRLIARMLPRKDNMEKCEELKLPQRDIVAIQGPFTKEFNSALYKQYAVTTMITKESGKVGSVDEKVEAALELGIEVIMIKRPKIEYKNLYSDYTDVLTHINRVVFTDQFMDGRE; via the coding sequence ATGATTCTTTTTTTAGCAGGTACTAGTGATGCAAGAGAGTTAGCGATCCTGCTTAAAAGGTCAGGACATTCGCTCCTTACAACAGTAGTGACGCAGAATGCAGCTATTGAATTAAAAAAAGCAGGGCTAAGTGTGTATGTGGGGCGATTAACAGAAGATGATTTTGTAGAGAAGATTAAAGAACAAAACGTTCAAGCGATTGTAGATGCAAGTCATCCCTTTGCAGAAGAAGCAAGTACAAATGCATTAAACGCTTCAAAAGAAGCTGGAATTCCTTATATCCGATACGAACGTGCATCTCAATCGCATTTTGGAAAAGGAATCACGATTGTCGATGACTATGTAATGGCTGCAGAGCATGCATTAAGAAGAAGAGGAGTCATTATGTTAACGACCGGAAGCAAAACGCTTCAAGTCTTTACAGAACGTTTACTCGATCAACCGGACATCAGGCTGATTGCTCGTATGCTCCCCCGAAAAGATAATATGGAAAAATGTGAGGAACTTAAGCTGCCTCAAAGAGACATTGTTGCTATACAAGGACCATTTACAAAAGAATTTAATTCAGCCCTTTACAAGCAATATGCTGTAACGACAATGATTACAAAAGAAAGCGGCAAGGTTGGCTCGGTTGATGAAAAAGTAGAAGCGGCGCTAGAGCTAGGTATTGAAGTAATAATGATTAAAAGGCCTAAAATAGAATATAAAAATCTTTATTCTGATTATACAGATGTGTTAACTCATATTAATCGAGTTGTATTTACAGATCAATTTATGGATGGGAGAGAGTAA
- a CDS encoding PAS domain S-box protein, with product MGVVLEGNINLNVFYKVVSQSHAPTLLCCWGVIEQTLDILCVNEAATQCLNKYQLNLHDFKQILYDSASNCSADIKRNEVKWQRTFTASAEVFSVEANIIFRSDDETYFLLYIEEEKIEEKEIEEIEVEKIDGKKTDGEFTEDEETETGDASKLSIHNVLNETEDAVFLLDQSGCFIDMNKKAETLSGLNGDDFKGVHYEELLLQEDRLDVAKHFQKAFAGEVQVYDVTLNRRQGLIVLTVINIPHIVSGKIRGVYGVAKPKRLPCNWNNLASIIEDKYKVIVENSYDIICLTDKEGHYLLASHSYLPVLGYEPLKLTGQSVLSYIHPNDHKRVQETLIKMVQTKEESEAVVYRKMHANGQYKYFEGKGMPILSSSGEVVSFVVISRDITDMKNRDDLLIRSEKLALAGELAAGIAHEIKNPLTTLKGFFQLTESQLEPYRDVLMHELNQINDIIEELLLVARPRAIKEEEVDLLNVIRESLTSIDTEIQLKNITLDLQLCDEAYLLCAPHQLTQVFINLLKNAVEAMDNEGNLSINVKKVNQTIHIIVKDTGIGMTQEDLARLGEPYYSISSKGTGIGLMVCYKVIENHGGSMSITSVCEVGTEVSIQLPGLQTMSLK from the coding sequence GTGGGAGTCGTCTTAGAAGGAAATATAAACCTTAATGTATTTTATAAAGTGGTTAGTCAATCACACGCTCCGACACTGTTATGTTGTTGGGGAGTAATAGAACAAACATTGGACATCCTGTGTGTAAATGAGGCAGCAACGCAATGTTTAAATAAGTATCAATTGAATTTACATGATTTCAAACAAATATTGTATGACAGTGCTTCTAACTGTTCAGCAGATATTAAACGAAATGAAGTGAAATGGCAGCGGACATTTACCGCATCTGCTGAAGTCTTTTCAGTTGAAGCTAATATCATCTTTCGTTCAGATGATGAAACGTATTTTCTACTTTATATTGAAGAAGAGAAAATAGAAGAAAAGGAAATAGAAGAAATAGAGGTTGAAAAAATAGATGGTAAAAAAACAGATGGTGAATTTACAGAAGACGAAGAGACAGAGACAGGCGATGCCTCTAAATTAAGCATTCATAATGTATTAAATGAAACGGAAGATGCGGTCTTTTTATTGGATCAGAGTGGATGCTTTATCGATATGAATAAAAAAGCTGAAACGTTATCAGGCCTCAATGGAGACGATTTTAAAGGAGTTCATTATGAGGAACTGTTACTTCAAGAGGATCGGCTGGATGTTGCCAAACACTTTCAAAAAGCGTTTGCAGGAGAAGTCCAAGTATATGATGTGACTTTAAATAGAAGACAGGGACTAATCGTATTAACTGTCATTAATATTCCTCACATCGTAAGCGGGAAGATCCGTGGAGTTTATGGTGTAGCGAAACCTAAAAGGCTCCCGTGTAATTGGAATAACCTTGCTAGCATCATTGAAGATAAATATAAGGTAATTGTGGAGAATTCCTATGATATTATCTGTCTCACTGATAAGGAGGGACATTATTTATTGGCCTCTCATTCTTATTTACCGGTATTAGGGTATGAGCCTTTAAAGCTTACAGGGCAATCGGTCCTATCTTATATTCATCCAAATGATCATAAAAGAGTTCAAGAAACCTTAATAAAAATGGTACAAACGAAAGAAGAAAGTGAAGCTGTCGTTTATCGAAAAATGCATGCTAACGGGCAATATAAATATTTTGAAGGAAAAGGAATGCCCATTTTATCATCAAGCGGTGAGGTTGTTTCTTTTGTAGTAATAAGCCGTGATATAACAGATATGAAAAATAGGGATGATCTCTTAATTAGATCAGAAAAGCTAGCCCTAGCAGGTGAGCTTGCAGCGGGGATCGCTCATGAAATCAAAAACCCGCTAACGACCTTAAAAGGCTTTTTTCAATTAACGGAAAGTCAATTAGAACCTTATCGTGATGTACTGATGCATGAGTTAAATCAAATAAATGATATTATTGAAGAGTTGCTCCTAGTGGCTCGCCCAAGAGCAATTAAGGAGGAAGAGGTGGATCTCTTAAACGTAATTAGGGAGTCTTTAACAAGCATCGACACAGAAATACAGCTTAAGAATATTACGTTAGACTTACAGCTTTGTGATGAGGCATATCTCCTCTGTGCACCACATCAATTAACTCAAGTATTTATCAATCTGCTAAAAAATGCCGTCGAAGCAATGGATAATGAAGGTAATTTATCTATCAATGTAAAAAAGGTCAATCAAACAATCCATATTATCGTTAAAGATACCGGTATAGGAATGACACAAGAAGACCTGGCTCGCCTAGGCGAACCTTACTATTCTATTTCAAGTAAAGGGACAGGCATTGGCTTGATGGTATGTTATAAAGTTATTGAAAATCATGGAGGGAGTATGTCAATCACTAGTGTATGTGAGGTAGGTACTGAAGTGAGTATTCAACTCCCCGGTTTACAAACCATGAGCCTCAAGTAA
- a CDS encoding DNA polymerase IV yields MKRREILLIDMESFYASVEKGFHPASRGVPTVVSGDPERRSGVILAACPLAKKYGIKTAERLWEAKRKCPHLYIIKPKMQTYVDVSTHITTILQRYSDLVEPYSIDEQFVDVTYTSHLFGSLQSLAVRLQEEIKSETGVFARIGIGENKLLAKMACDHFAKKNSTGLFTIWHKDTSNTIWPLPVEALFGISSRMRTHFNNMGIRTIGQLATTPLERLKKKWGIPGHVLWESANGYDSSPVHFKSLGGEKAIGHAMTLPRDYQELSEIKVILLELCEEVALRARGKKVIGDTLKVFAKGASYDHPSSFLRQKPLLEATNYGLDLYETAVPLFKTFWDGQPIRQVGITLTNLSSAAEKQLSLFDQGWEQKERIGAAMDSIHSRYGPASLVRASSLTRAGQVFERANKIGGHYK; encoded by the coding sequence ATGAAGAGAAGAGAAATATTGTTGATTGATATGGAATCTTTCTATGCATCAGTTGAAAAGGGCTTTCACCCTGCATCTAGAGGAGTTCCAACCGTTGTCTCAGGCGATCCTGAACGAAGAAGCGGAGTGATATTAGCAGCATGTCCGCTAGCAAAAAAATATGGAATAAAAACAGCCGAAAGATTATGGGAAGCCAAGCGTAAATGCCCTCATCTATATATTATAAAACCAAAAATGCAAACATACGTTGATGTTTCTACGCATATCACTACGATTTTACAGCGGTACAGTGATTTAGTTGAACCTTATTCCATTGATGAGCAGTTTGTTGATGTCACCTACACTTCGCATCTTTTTGGTTCCTTGCAATCACTCGCTGTACGGCTGCAAGAGGAGATAAAGTCTGAAACAGGTGTATTTGCTAGAATTGGCATCGGTGAGAATAAACTTCTCGCTAAAATGGCATGTGATCACTTTGCAAAAAAGAATAGCACTGGACTTTTTACCATTTGGCATAAAGATACATCTAATACTATTTGGCCTCTCCCCGTGGAAGCATTATTTGGGATCAGCAGCCGTATGAGGACTCACTTTAACAATATGGGGATAAGAACCATCGGACAATTGGCCACTACCCCTCTTGAGCGCTTAAAGAAAAAGTGGGGTATTCCAGGACATGTGTTATGGGAGTCTGCAAACGGGTATGACTCATCACCGGTTCATTTCAAATCATTGGGCGGTGAAAAAGCAATCGGCCATGCGATGACGCTCCCTCGAGATTACCAAGAATTGAGCGAGATAAAGGTAATTCTACTTGAATTATGTGAAGAGGTGGCGTTACGAGCGAGAGGTAAAAAGGTAATTGGTGACACATTAAAAGTATTTGCTAAAGGAGCAAGCTATGATCATCCAAGTTCGTTTTTACGACAAAAGCCGCTTTTAGAAGCTACAAATTATGGACTCGATTTATACGAAACAGCCGTACCATTGTTTAAAACATTTTGGGATGGCCAGCCAATTAGGCAGGTAGGTATAACCCTCACAAACCTATCTTCAGCTGCCGAAAAACAATTAAGCTTATTTGATCAAGGCTGGGAACAAAAAGAACGAATCGGGGCTGCGATGGACTCGATTCACTCACGGTATGGTCCGGCTTCGCTTGTTCGTGCCTCTTCCTTAACAAGAGCCGGCCAAGTATTTGAGAGAGCAAATAAGATTGGAGGACATTATAAATGA
- a CDS encoding cobalt-precorrin-5B (C(1))-methyltransferase: MAVKANKKDKKEMRSGYTTGACATACTKAALVALITGIEQLDATIFLPVGKFATFEMECCTISQGFAEAETIKDAGDDPDATHGALIIARVSWSFVPGIHIDGGIGVGRVTKEGLPVPVGEAAINPVPRKMIYETAKEILQSYGINRGISIVISVPEGEKMAEKTLNKRLGIVGGISILGTRGTVIPFSSSAYMASIVQAISVARASGCEHVVISTGGRSEKYGIAQYPELPEEAFIEMGDFVGFTLKQCKKQGIKKVSLVGMMGKFSKVAQGVMMVHSKSAPVDFNFLANVAREAGVNDEELIEEIRGANTASQVGDLLFTKGYHEFFAILCNYCCAAGIDEVRGGMMIETSLYSMKGAFLGKAGKDDG; this comes from the coding sequence ATGGCGGTAAAAGCAAACAAGAAAGATAAGAAAGAAATGCGCTCCGGTTACACTACAGGTGCGTGTGCTACTGCTTGTACAAAAGCAGCACTAGTTGCTCTTATCACAGGTATAGAACAGCTAGATGCTACTATTTTCTTACCCGTTGGAAAGTTTGCTACGTTTGAAATGGAATGCTGTACTATAAGTCAGGGCTTTGCTGAAGCGGAGACGATTAAAGATGCCGGGGATGACCCAGATGCCACCCATGGGGCTTTAATCATTGCTAGAGTATCTTGGTCTTTTGTGCCTGGGATACATATTGATGGAGGAATTGGCGTGGGACGTGTAACAAAAGAGGGTTTGCCTGTCCCTGTAGGAGAAGCGGCGATTAATCCAGTACCTCGAAAAATGATTTATGAAACGGCTAAAGAAATCCTCCAATCATACGGAATTAATAGAGGGATATCGATTGTCATCTCCGTACCAGAGGGTGAAAAGATGGCAGAAAAAACACTCAATAAACGTCTTGGAATTGTTGGGGGTATTTCTATACTTGGGACAAGAGGAACAGTAATCCCTTTCTCAAGTTCTGCCTATATGGCAAGCATTGTGCAGGCAATAAGTGTTGCTAGAGCAAGCGGCTGCGAGCATGTTGTCATATCAACCGGAGGTAGAAGTGAAAAATATGGGATAGCCCAATACCCTGAGCTGCCTGAAGAAGCTTTCATCGAAATGGGCGATTTTGTGGGTTTTACCCTCAAACAATGTAAAAAGCAGGGGATAAAAAAGGTCTCGCTTGTTGGAATGATGGGTAAGTTTTCAAAGGTAGCTCAAGGCGTGATGATGGTTCACTCTAAAAGCGCTCCGGTAGATTTCAATTTTTTAGCAAATGTTGCACGAGAAGCTGGAGTGAACGATGAAGAATTAATTGAAGAGATCAGAGGGGCTAATACCGCTTCACAAGTCGGAGATTTACTGTTCACCAAAGGCTATCATGAGTTTTTTGCAATACTCTGTAACTATTGCTGTGCTGCAGGAATTGATGAAGTGCGGGGTGGAATGATGATTGAAACAAGTTTGTACTCGATGAAGGGTGCTTTTCTTGGAAAGGCAGGTAAGGATGATGGATAA
- a CDS encoding (2Fe-2S) ferredoxin domain-containing protein, whose translation MTTWNLNGTQKHVLICNGSSCMRKDGEEITVAIRDEINELELDDKIHTSRTRCNGRCKDVCVVVVYPEGNWYEVDSPEKGRSIIKSHVDPTIELGDSLIYSFNNEEFKAINTDKRIKGIEKGEKKQAKV comes from the coding sequence ATGACTACTTGGAATTTAAATGGTACACAAAAACATGTATTAATCTGTAATGGATCAAGCTGTATGCGTAAAGACGGGGAAGAGATCACCGTTGCAATCCGTGATGAAATTAATGAGTTAGAACTTGATGATAAGATTCATACGTCAAGAACTAGATGTAACGGTCGTTGTAAAGATGTGTGCGTTGTGGTCGTCTATCCTGAAGGGAATTGGTATGAAGTGGACTCTCCGGAAAAAGGAAGGTCCATCATAAAAAGCCATGTTGATCCCACCATTGAATTAGGAGACTCTCTTATCTACAGCTTTAATAATGAGGAGTTTAAAGCAATAAATACTGATAAACGAATTAAAGGCATTGAAAAAGGTGAAAAGAAACAAGCGAAAGTCTAA
- the cobJ gene encoding precorrin-3B C(17)-methyltransferase, protein MLGKLLVIGFGPGSFEHMTNRALTAIQESHCIIGYKTYVDLISDLLTDQEIISTGMSEEVSRAQAAVKLAEEGKTVAVISSGDAGVYGMAGLVYEVLIEKGWTEETGVSVEVVPGVSASNSCASLLGAPIMHDACTISLSDHLTPWKLIEKRIEAAAQADFVISLYNPKSGRRTRQIQEAQRILLSYRSPNTPVGLVKSAYRERQHIVITDLQNMLDHDIGMLTTVVIGNSSTFLYDNKLITPRGYQRKYTLDKTEQRLKPHERLRHENEPWALHQGKKEDEQIQKKSQTRKAEAAPAAKVSEPKETSLDLALEALSLVAGENAGARANEGQKKNEIYNPVVSVFELAISPGVVNKHFTPKQMITLAEVVGNEGTMEYTPHHQIHLRIPTAEPEMITGRLKDAGFLIEPIGDVFQLKACDFCDGEKKDAIPQAEEINKRLSGLELPKELRVGFNGCGMACYGAVNDDIGIIFRKGKFDLFLGAKTVGRTAHAGQPVAEGIEPDKIVPLIEEIISDYKEKGHPNERFFKYFKRVGKILDYTYKDMTPKIEIEPAPCGD, encoded by the coding sequence ATGCTTGGGAAGTTATTAGTTATAGGGTTTGGTCCTGGCAGTTTTGAGCACATGACAAACAGAGCATTAACAGCCATACAAGAAAGTCATTGCATAATTGGATATAAAACCTATGTAGATCTGATTAGTGATTTATTAACAGATCAAGAGATTATAAGTACTGGGATGTCAGAAGAAGTGAGTCGTGCACAAGCTGCGGTAAAGCTCGCTGAAGAAGGAAAAACAGTGGCTGTTATATCGAGTGGAGACGCTGGTGTTTATGGAATGGCTGGCCTTGTTTATGAAGTCTTAATTGAAAAAGGATGGACAGAAGAGACTGGAGTAAGTGTAGAGGTGGTTCCTGGTGTATCTGCTAGTAATTCATGTGCTTCACTACTAGGGGCACCGATCATGCATGATGCATGTACGATCAGCTTAAGTGATCATTTAACTCCGTGGAAGTTAATTGAAAAAAGAATAGAGGCTGCTGCACAAGCAGACTTTGTCATTAGTTTATATAACCCTAAAAGTGGACGGAGGACAAGACAGATTCAAGAAGCACAGAGAATTTTACTTAGCTATCGTTCTCCTAATACACCTGTTGGATTAGTGAAGAGTGCTTACCGTGAAAGGCAGCATATTGTTATTACGGATCTTCAGAACATGCTCGATCATGATATTGGTATGCTCACAACCGTTGTAATAGGAAATTCCTCGACATTCCTTTACGATAACAAATTAATTACTCCAAGAGGTTATCAAAGAAAGTATACCTTAGATAAAACGGAGCAACGATTAAAACCTCATGAACGACTCAGGCATGAAAATGAGCCATGGGCACTTCATCAAGGAAAAAAAGAAGACGAACAAATCCAGAAAAAAAGTCAAACACGAAAAGCTGAAGCGGCACCGGCCGCAAAAGTCTCAGAACCTAAGGAAACATCTTTAGATTTAGCCTTAGAAGCTTTGAGTTTAGTAGCAGGTGAAAATGCGGGCGCACGAGCAAACGAGGGACAAAAAAAGAATGAGATCTACAATCCTGTTGTTTCGGTGTTTGAACTTGCGATAAGTCCAGGGGTGGTTAATAAACACTTTACTCCTAAACAAATGATTACACTAGCAGAAGTAGTTGGTAATGAAGGGACGATGGAATATACACCTCACCATCAAATTCATTTAAGAATACCAACAGCCGAGCCCGAGATGATTACAGGTAGATTAAAAGATGCTGGATTTCTTATTGAACCTATAGGCGATGTTTTTCAATTGAAAGCATGTGATTTCTGTGATGGTGAGAAAAAAGATGCTATTCCACAAGCAGAAGAAATCAATAAGAGATTAAGTGGCCTAGAGCTGCCTAAAGAATTGAGAGTAGGGTTTAATGGTTGCGGCATGGCTTGTTACGGAGCTGTTAATGATGATATAGGCATTATATTTAGAAAGGGAAAATTTGATTTGTTTTTAGGGGCAAAGACAGTAGGGCGTACAGCACATGCTGGTCAACCAGTGGCAGAGGGGATCGAACCGGATAAAATCGTACCACTCATAGAGGAAATCATCTCAGATTATAAAGAGAAGGGTCACCCAAACGAACGATTCTTTAAATATTTTAAACGAGTGGGGAAAATTTTAGATTATACATACAAAGATATGACACCAAAAATTGAGATTGAACCAGCTCCATGTGGAGACTAG
- the cbiE gene encoding precorrin-6y C5,15-methyltransferase (decarboxylating) subunit CbiE, whose amino-acid sequence MDKKIKIIGIGDEGQNGLLPIYKKYIFESELLVGGERQLNLFPEYHGEKRVIKGGLKNLIDDLAQECRRVVILASGDPLFYGIGSYLGKKLKVDIYPYLSSIQLAFSRMNESWQDAYVTSVHGRSIQGLIQRINGREKIALLTDDINTPAKIAQYLRSFHVDEYLAFVAENLGGENERCGYYELEELENIDFSPLNVVILKKVEKVKVWSFGIADNEFYQRKPEKGLITKKEIRTLSLMELNLKEDSVVWDIGTCTGSIAIEASLIAKNGQVFAIEKNEQDLENCYKNQVKFRTDFTVIKGKAPDYLHTFSEPDAVFIGGTAGNMDDILAACCSRLKEGGRIVLNAVTIENLMQAVEGFKQNGFETTITLAQISRSKPILQLTRFDALNPIYIITAKHKEGVI is encoded by the coding sequence ATGGATAAGAAGATTAAAATCATAGGTATCGGTGATGAAGGACAAAATGGTCTTCTTCCTATATATAAAAAGTACATATTTGAAAGTGAGCTGTTAGTAGGAGGAGAAAGGCAGCTGAATTTATTCCCTGAGTATCATGGAGAGAAGAGGGTGATTAAGGGAGGATTAAAAAACCTTATAGATGACCTTGCTCAAGAATGTAGGAGGGTTGTTATTTTAGCCTCCGGAGATCCTTTATTTTATGGGATAGGAAGCTATTTAGGTAAAAAGTTAAAGGTGGACATCTATCCATATTTGAGTTCCATTCAACTTGCATTTTCCCGCATGAATGAAAGTTGGCAGGATGCCTATGTAACGAGTGTTCATGGTCGAAGTATCCAAGGGTTAATTCAACGAATCAATGGGCGAGAAAAAATAGCTTTGTTAACTGATGATATAAATACCCCTGCAAAAATAGCTCAGTATCTACGTTCCTTTCACGTCGATGAATACCTTGCATTTGTAGCAGAGAATCTTGGTGGAGAAAATGAACGGTGTGGCTACTATGAATTAGAAGAGTTGGAAAACATAGATTTCTCCCCGCTTAATGTAGTCATTTTGAAAAAAGTTGAAAAAGTAAAAGTATGGAGTTTCGGTATCGCTGACAATGAATTTTATCAAAGAAAGCCAGAAAAAGGATTGATTACAAAAAAAGAAATTAGAACTCTTAGTCTAATGGAGTTAAACCTAAAGGAAGACAGTGTTGTTTGGGATATTGGAACATGTACTGGTTCGATCGCCATTGAAGCTAGTCTTATTGCAAAAAATGGCCAAGTGTTTGCGATTGAAAAAAACGAACAAGACTTAGAAAACTGTTATAAGAATCAAGTGAAATTTCGAACGGATTTCACTGTGATCAAAGGGAAGGCACCTGACTATCTACATACGTTTTCTGAGCCCGATGCGGTCTTTATAGGTGGTACCGCTGGGAACATGGATGATATTTTGGCGGCTTGTTGTTCTCGCTTAAAAGAAGGCGGAAGAATTGTGTTGAATGCAGTTACGATTGAAAATTTGATGCAGGCAGTGGAAGGATTTAAACAAAATGGGTTTGAAACAACGATCACGCTTGCTCAGATTTCAAGGAGTAAACCTATTTTACAATTAACACGTTTTGATGCCTTAAATCCTATTTACATCATTACAGCCAAACATAAGGAGGGAGTAATCTAA
- a CDS encoding precorrin-8X methylmutase translates to MDFLTDFKPLTVQPQEIEGMSFNMIDEEFGAHSFKEEQYKIVQRVVHASADFELGHSMLFHEKAIQSGIKAIKNGEQVYADVQMIVSGVSKGRIEKHGGNVHVYISDEDVMKEAKRLNTTRAIISVRKSIQQFDGGIYAIGNAPTALLELIRLIKGGYAKPSLVIGMPVGFVSAPESKEELAKLDVPFITNVGRKGGSTVTVAALNALSLLAEKA, encoded by the coding sequence ATGGATTTTCTAACAGATTTCAAACCTTTAACTGTACAGCCTCAGGAGATAGAAGGAATGAGCTTTAATATGATTGATGAGGAATTTGGGGCGCATTCTTTTAAAGAAGAACAGTATAAAATTGTGCAGCGAGTCGTTCATGCTTCAGCTGATTTTGAACTTGGACATAGCATGCTTTTCCATGAAAAAGCCATTCAATCAGGGATTAAAGCTATTAAAAATGGTGAGCAGGTGTACGCTGATGTTCAAATGATCGTAAGCGGAGTTAGTAAAGGAAGAATTGAAAAGCACGGTGGTAATGTTCACGTTTATATTTCGGATGAGGACGTCATGAAAGAGGCAAAAAGACTGAATACAACTCGTGCAATTATATCAGTTAGAAAATCAATTCAACAATTTGATGGTGGTATTTATGCAATTGGTAATGCACCAACTGCTCTGCTTGAATTAATTAGGTTAATTAAAGGAGGTTACGCGAAGCCTAGTTTAGTTATTGGGATGCCTGTTGGGTTTGTATCTGCGCCTGAATCAAAAGAAGAGCTTGCAAAACTCGATGTACCTTTTATTACTAATGTGGGGAGAAAAGGCGGCAGTACAGTCACGGTAGCAGCACTTAATGCACTCTCACTCTTAGCAGAAAAGGCATAG